One window of Cohnella hashimotonis genomic DNA carries:
- a CDS encoding electron transfer flavoprotein subunit beta/FixA family protein: MNIAVLLKQTFDTEEKIVLRDGKASEDGVKFIVNPYDEYAIEEAIRLKEAHGGQVTALSLGPARVAEALRTALAMGADEAIWIDDAGIPQDESAAAEAIAAALGQQSFDLVLGGNFSVDTGGAQVAVRVAAALGLPHVTSITKLTVDGGTASVERDAEGDLERIDVTLPALFTAQQGLNEPRYPSLPGIMKAKKKPFKSLTAQDLGFTDGRTAEAARTVRISLSLPPGRQAGQMLHGTPQEQATALVGLLRNGVRTI, encoded by the coding sequence ATGAATATTGCGGTGCTGCTGAAGCAGACGTTCGATACCGAGGAAAAAATCGTCCTGCGTGACGGCAAAGCAAGCGAGGACGGCGTGAAATTTATCGTCAATCCGTACGATGAATATGCGATCGAGGAGGCGATCCGGCTCAAGGAGGCGCACGGCGGGCAGGTGACCGCGCTCTCGCTCGGTCCGGCCAGAGTCGCCGAAGCGCTGCGCACCGCGCTCGCGATGGGGGCCGACGAGGCGATCTGGATCGACGACGCCGGGATCCCGCAGGATGAGTCCGCAGCCGCCGAAGCCATTGCCGCCGCGCTGGGACAGCAGTCCTTCGATCTCGTGCTCGGCGGCAACTTCTCCGTCGACACCGGCGGCGCCCAGGTCGCCGTCCGCGTGGCTGCCGCCCTGGGCCTTCCGCATGTCACTTCGATTACGAAGCTGACGGTGGACGGCGGTACGGCAAGCGTCGAACGCGACGCCGAGGGAGACCTCGAGCGGATCGACGTGACCTTGCCCGCGCTGTTTACGGCGCAGCAGGGATTAAACGAGCCGCGTTACCCTTCGCTGCCCGGCATTATGAAAGCGAAGAAAAAGCCCTTTAAGTCGCTAACCGCGCAAGACTTGGGCTTTACCGACGGCCGGACGGCCGAAGCTGCGAGAACCGTCCGTATCTCCTTGTCGCTGCCTCCTGGCCGGCAGGCCGGGCAGATGCTGCATGGAACGCCGCAGGAGCAGGCGACCGCGCTCGTCGGCTTGCTGCGCAACGGGGTCAGGACGATATGA
- a CDS encoding electron transfer flavoprotein subunit alpha/FixB family protein: MSKTYLIVTEQRDGKLRRVSLEALRAALDCAEAGDEIHAALLGEGLDGLAAELAGYPLAQVHAIEGEELRHYNPEAYIGALAPLLEALRPAGLFLGHTALGRDLAPALAARLSAGQISDVTAIERDGGERDGGERDGGERDDGERDDGERHGGQIVFVRPLYAGKAIERKVFTAFPQVVTVRANNLPAAEPRRDGGTAIVAKRAAAPVADLRTVVREVVRRTAGKIDLTEARIVIAGGRGVKSAEGFRPLEELAGLLGGAVGASRGACDAGYCDYGLQIGQTGKVVTPEIYIACGISGAIQHLAGMSGSRVIVAINKDPEAPIFSIADFGIVGDLFEVVPLLTQAFRQALA, translated from the coding sequence ATGAGCAAAACGTATTTGATTGTGACGGAACAGCGGGACGGCAAGCTTCGGCGCGTATCGCTGGAGGCGCTTCGGGCGGCTCTGGACTGCGCGGAAGCCGGAGACGAGATTCATGCCGCGCTGCTTGGCGAAGGCTTGGACGGTCTGGCTGCGGAGCTGGCGGGCTATCCGCTGGCGCAGGTTCACGCGATCGAAGGCGAGGAGCTCAGGCATTATAATCCCGAGGCTTATATCGGGGCGCTGGCCCCGCTGCTCGAAGCCCTCCGGCCTGCCGGCCTGTTCCTCGGGCATACCGCGCTCGGACGCGACCTGGCCCCTGCGCTTGCTGCGAGGCTGTCCGCAGGCCAAATCTCCGACGTGACGGCGATCGAGCGGGACGGCGGCGAGCGGGACGGCGGCGAGCGGGACGGCGGCGAGCGGGACGATGGCGAGCGGGACGATGGCGAGCGGCATGGCGGGCAGATCGTCTTCGTTCGCCCCCTGTACGCGGGCAAGGCGATCGAGCGCAAAGTATTTACCGCTTTTCCGCAGGTGGTGACGGTGCGGGCGAACAATTTGCCGGCGGCGGAGCCGCGTAGAGACGGCGGGACCGCGATTGTCGCGAAGCGGGCAGCCGCGCCTGTCGCAGACCTGCGTACCGTCGTAAGGGAGGTCGTCCGCAGAACCGCGGGCAAGATCGATCTGACGGAGGCCAGGATCGTCATCGCGGGCGGGCGCGGCGTTAAGAGCGCGGAAGGCTTTCGGCCGCTCGAGGAGCTGGCCGGACTGCTCGGAGGCGCCGTCGGCGCGTCGCGGGGCGCATGCGATGCCGGGTATTGCGACTACGGCTTGCAGATCGGCCAGACGGGCAAGGTCGTCACGCCCGAGATCTATATCGCCTGCGGCATCAGCGGAGCGATCCAGCATCTCGCCGGCATGAGCGGCTCGCGCGTTATCGTCGCCATCAACAAAGATCCCGAGGCGCCGATTTTTAGCATCGCGGATTTCGGCATCGTCGGCGATCTGTTCGAGGTCGTGCCGCTGCTTACGCAGGCGTTTCGACAGGCGCTCGCCTAA
- the holA gene encoding DNA polymerase III subunit delta, with translation MESRQAFKEIRDGQIRPLYICFGTESYRMNEFAERLAAAVAEPEHRDMAIVRFDTAEHSLDTILEEAETMPFLVPSKLVLVRDSVIFGSAKESAKTEHRPDRLLEYMRRPFETTVLVFMVPHDKLDERKKTSKAAKQDGIVVNFSPLGPDELLQWVSGRAAKQGRTLDRQAAEELIRRAGTEMGALSAETDKLCLHAGEGGTVTAAAVAELVPAGVEQSVFKLTEEIASLRTDKAIALYHDLLRRREEPIKLTALLVRQFRSMLYVKELGKQGYSPQQMAGQLGMHPFGVKVTAEQAKAFTIERLTALLGGLAELDYEMKTGRVDKTLGLELWLLRTGSGAGMKV, from the coding sequence TTGGAATCGAGACAGGCTTTTAAGGAGATACGGGACGGACAGATCCGTCCGCTGTACATATGCTTCGGCACGGAGAGCTACCGCATGAACGAGTTCGCCGAGCGTCTCGCCGCGGCCGTGGCCGAGCCCGAGCATCGCGACATGGCGATCGTGCGCTTCGATACGGCGGAGCATTCCCTCGACACGATTCTGGAAGAGGCGGAGACGATGCCTTTTCTGGTGCCGAGCAAGCTGGTGCTGGTCCGTGATAGCGTCATCTTCGGATCGGCCAAGGAATCGGCGAAGACGGAGCATCGGCCGGATCGTCTGCTTGAATATATGCGCAGGCCGTTCGAGACGACCGTGCTCGTCTTCATGGTGCCTCACGACAAGCTCGACGAGCGCAAGAAGACGTCGAAGGCGGCCAAGCAGGACGGCATCGTCGTCAATTTTTCTCCGCTCGGACCGGACGAGCTGCTTCAGTGGGTCTCGGGCCGCGCGGCCAAGCAGGGCCGCACGCTGGACAGGCAGGCCGCGGAAGAGCTGATCCGGCGAGCGGGCACTGAAATGGGCGCGTTGTCGGCGGAGACGGACAAGCTGTGCCTGCATGCAGGCGAGGGCGGTACGGTGACGGCCGCGGCCGTCGCGGAGCTCGTGCCCGCAGGCGTCGAGCAGAGCGTGTTCAAGCTGACGGAGGAGATCGCATCGCTGCGGACCGATAAAGCGATCGCGCTGTACCACGACCTGCTCAGACGCCGCGAGGAGCCGATCAAGCTGACGGCGCTGCTCGTCAGGCAGTTCCGAAGCATGCTGTATGTCAAGGAGCTGGGCAAGCAAGGCTATTCGCCTCAGCAGATGGCGGGTCAGCTCGGCATGCACCCCTTCGGGGTCAAGGTGACCGCCGAACAGGCCAAGGCGTTCACCATCGAACGGCTGACCGCGCTTCTCGGCGGCCTCGCCGAGCTTGACTACGAGATGAAAACCGGACGCGTCGACAAGACGCTCGGGTTAGAGCTATGGCTGCTGCGGACCGGATCCGGCGCAGGAATGAAGGTATAG